From one Methylocystis iwaonis genomic stretch:
- a CDS encoding type IV secretory system conjugative DNA transfer family protein, producing the protein MRGAMAAKILGAMFAAVIAASAALWLWELAFVVAIGLHTHKWAALNLFFSRAEFLLPLSVALARWHEPAVWSLIWKASFFWFLGMVLIAAGIAQAVAHMRGVAAPTDGARLAGRDDLRKAGLLGAPKGYSVFLGRFGGEDVRYAGDSHIFVNGPSRSGKGYNFVFTNALEWRGSLIAMDIKKEILEKTGAARVAMGQRLFVFSPGSVESHRWNPLDCVGEWPSRATDVMNIAKSMIETPVNADAYWVETAHGLFGGLLAYVLESRTAEGKRTLQSVLKLFSTGASLGRRFAEIIVNEPELHPFIVDKFRQHLGRDEEQRLSFESHIVTSLEPWNNELVAAATSCSDFDVAEFRRKPFTVLLCSPPGNLRSVMSVVRLFVEMVHDVLLRHLPRADEPYKVLLLLDEFYQFKKQSEIVDRTPLVAGYGFQIAMVSQSIASLDVTYGKSTREMLLGNMDVKLFVAIGDELTADYVSRALGKHYVLREGWGESNSASPGGWGGMRQSRSIQRRWEPVPLISPDALGRLDNGKMVLLLRGQWGSVLEKANFYRDAQYLQAVKAAQPFERLVSAPNVLGDKTLNDDEPDEERAGRRPGRVAIGRRHWPEIQAVRDLASRAFVDPTMFNEKFVDAMEQVSNQPMAEVAATLRQSPEKLGTLKIGRGMFARRSVEDVLLDLRKAAIAAKRSLNDDRAQLVPVDGAPVVDAADAVSAAEAGPVTGEAPAMTYGGSEMPVAAQGDDPDSATLEREAELNLGAVVSGVERLKANGEVVSAALKARFGEEIEGLSLSMGMFLDTPDDLWKHIQKQRGAAA; encoded by the coding sequence ATGCGCGGCGCGATGGCTGCGAAAATTCTCGGCGCGATGTTCGCGGCCGTCATTGCGGCCTCGGCCGCGCTCTGGCTCTGGGAGCTGGCTTTCGTCGTGGCGATCGGACTGCATACGCATAAATGGGCGGCGCTCAATCTTTTCTTCAGCCGCGCGGAGTTTTTGTTGCCGCTCTCGGTGGCGCTCGCGAGATGGCATGAGCCCGCCGTGTGGAGCCTGATTTGGAAGGCCAGCTTCTTCTGGTTTTTGGGCATGGTGCTGATCGCGGCCGGGATTGCGCAAGCGGTGGCGCACATGCGGGGCGTGGCTGCGCCAACGGATGGGGCTCGGCTCGCCGGTAGAGATGATCTGAGAAAGGCGGGGCTGCTCGGTGCGCCCAAGGGTTACAGCGTTTTCCTTGGGCGATTCGGTGGGGAGGATGTACGTTACGCCGGCGACTCGCACATTTTTGTGAACGGCCCGTCGCGTTCCGGCAAGGGCTACAATTTCGTCTTCACGAACGCGCTTGAATGGCGCGGCTCGCTGATCGCGATGGATATCAAGAAGGAAATTTTGGAGAAGACCGGCGCGGCGCGCGTGGCGATGGGCCAGCGTCTTTTCGTTTTCAGTCCTGGCTCGGTTGAGTCGCACAGGTGGAATCCGCTCGATTGCGTGGGCGAATGGCCGTCGCGCGCGACCGACGTGATGAACATCGCAAAGAGCATGATCGAGACGCCGGTCAACGCGGATGCGTATTGGGTCGAGACTGCGCATGGATTGTTCGGTGGATTGCTCGCCTATGTGCTGGAAAGCCGCACGGCGGAAGGAAAGCGGACGCTACAATCTGTCCTAAAACTGTTTAGCACGGGCGCGTCTTTGGGGCGCCGCTTCGCGGAAATTATCGTGAACGAACCCGAGTTGCATCCTTTCATCGTCGACAAATTCCGCCAACATCTCGGCCGCGACGAAGAGCAAAGGCTATCTTTTGAATCTCATATCGTCACGTCGCTTGAACCTTGGAACAATGAGCTGGTCGCGGCCGCGACGAGCTGCTCCGACTTTGACGTAGCAGAGTTTCGGCGGAAGCCGTTTACGGTTCTGCTGTGCAGCCCGCCCGGCAATTTGCGGTCCGTTATGTCCGTCGTCCGGCTCTTTGTGGAGATGGTGCACGACGTTCTGCTGCGACATCTCCCCCGCGCGGATGAGCCTTATAAGGTGCTGCTGCTGCTCGACGAGTTCTACCAGTTTAAGAAACAAAGCGAGATTGTTGACCGCACGCCTCTCGTCGCCGGATACGGTTTTCAAATCGCGATGGTGTCGCAAAGCATCGCCTCGCTCGATGTCACCTACGGGAAGTCCACGCGCGAAATGCTGCTGGGAAACATGGACGTGAAGCTGTTCGTGGCGATCGGCGATGAGTTGACGGCCGATTATGTCTCTCGCGCGCTCGGGAAGCATTATGTGCTGCGTGAGGGATGGGGCGAGTCTAATTCGGCTTCGCCGGGTGGATGGGGAGGGATGCGGCAGAGCCGTTCGATTCAACGCCGATGGGAGCCGGTTCCGCTGATTTCACCTGACGCTTTGGGGCGTCTGGACAATGGCAAGATGGTCTTGCTGTTGCGCGGTCAGTGGGGTTCGGTACTCGAGAAGGCTAATTTTTATCGCGACGCGCAGTACCTACAGGCGGTGAAGGCGGCGCAGCCTTTCGAGCGCCTCGTATCGGCCCCGAATGTGCTTGGCGATAAGACGCTCAATGACGATGAGCCCGACGAAGAGCGCGCGGGTAGGCGGCCGGGGCGGGTGGCGATCGGCCGCCGTCATTGGCCGGAGATTCAGGCGGTGCGCGATCTGGCCTCTCGCGCGTTTGTCGATCCGACGATGTTCAATGAGAAATTCGTGGATGCGATGGAACAAGTGTCAAATCAGCCGATGGCGGAAGTGGCGGCGACGTTGCGCCAGTCGCCCGAAAAGCTCGGGACGTTGAAAATCGGTCGAGGGATGTTCGCAAGGCGCAGCGTCGAAGACGTGCTCCTTGACCTGCGCAAGGCGGCGATCGCGGCGAAGCGGTCGCTGAATGATGATAGGGCACAGTTGGTGCCTGTGGACGGGGCGCCGGTGGTGGACGCGGCGGACGCGGTGTCGGCGGCGGAAGCGGGGCCGGTGACTGGTGAGGCGCCTGCGATGACGTATGGGGGCAGCGAGATGCCCGTCGCCGCCCAGGGCGACGACCCCGATTCCGCGACGTTGGAAAGGGAGGCGGAATTAAACCTTGGGGCCGTGGTCTCGGGCGTCGAGCGGTTGAAAGCGAATGGTGAGGTCGTGTCGGCCGCGTTGAAAGCGCGATTTGGCGAGGAAATCGAGGGCCTCTCGTTAAGTATGGGGATGTTCCTCGATACGCCGGACGATCTTTGGAAGCATATTCAGAAGCAACGAGGCGCGGCGGCATGA
- a CDS encoding helix-turn-helix domain-containing protein: MGRPRKLTRHQREEALAALAKGTATQADLARRFNVNGSTISRLEP, encoded by the coding sequence ATGGGCCGCCCGCGCAAGCTCACCCGCCATCAGCGCGAGGAGGCTCTTGCAGCCCTTGCCAAAGGGACGGCGACGCAGGCAGACTTGGCCCGCCGTTTCAACGTCAACGGCAGCACAATTTCGAGGCTTGAACCTTGA
- the tnpC gene encoding IS66 family transposase, with protein sequence MSRAAADLPEDPAELRRFAEALAAEVHAKTLLIEKLKMQLAVLRRARFGRSSEKLDRDIEQLELLIGDMEESDAERKARSEAAESGASSSTPKKKPSVRVPLPDHLPVETIVHDAPCVCPTCGGNKFGPVGADKRDVLEYVASHFKRVVHVRPKMSCRACETIVQAPMPTLPIEKGRPGPALLAHVIVSKYCDHLPLHRQSGIYAREGVTIDRSVMAGWVGHMAALLEPLAQRIARHVRAGSAIHADDTTVPVLDPGRGRTKTGRLWTAVRDERPYGSTAPPAAFYLYSPDRTSEHAHALLKGCRGHLHADGYTGFGGLYEADPKTDAPAPLKEVACWAHARRKIYDVHIETKSPAAAEALEMIARLFTIEAGVKGRPPAERVAARRERANPILEELRALLDATLVKISGKSDFAKAIRYATSRWTALTRYVDDGRLEMTNNAAERAIRPLTLGRKNYLFAGSDEGGRRAAIMYTLIETARFNDVDPEAWLADVIARIADHPINRIDDLLPWKWRRGTSQAVAA encoded by the coding sequence ATGTCGCGCGCCGCTGCTGATTTGCCCGAGGACCCCGCCGAACTGCGGCGTTTCGCGGAGGCGCTCGCCGCAGAAGTTCACGCCAAAACGCTGCTGATCGAGAAGCTGAAAATGCAGCTCGCCGTATTGCGGCGCGCGCGCTTTGGGCGTTCGTCGGAAAAGCTCGACCGCGATATCGAACAGCTCGAACTGCTGATCGGCGACATGGAGGAGAGCGACGCTGAGCGGAAGGCGCGGAGCGAAGCGGCCGAGAGCGGCGCTTCGTCATCGACGCCGAAGAAGAAGCCGTCCGTTCGCGTTCCTCTGCCCGATCATCTCCCGGTCGAGACGATCGTCCACGACGCGCCCTGCGTCTGCCCGACCTGCGGCGGGAACAAATTCGGACCGGTAGGCGCCGACAAGCGGGACGTGCTGGAATACGTCGCCTCGCACTTCAAGCGCGTGGTGCATGTACGGCCGAAGATGAGCTGCCGCGCCTGCGAGACGATCGTTCAGGCGCCCATGCCGACGCTGCCGATCGAGAAGGGACGGCCGGGGCCGGCGTTGCTCGCTCATGTGATCGTCTCCAAATATTGCGATCATCTTCCCCTGCATCGCCAGTCCGGCATTTACGCCCGCGAGGGTGTGACGATCGACCGCTCGGTCATGGCCGGCTGGGTCGGGCATATGGCGGCGCTGCTAGAGCCGTTGGCTCAGCGCATCGCGCGTCATGTGCGCGCAGGCTCCGCCATTCACGCGGACGATACGACGGTTCCCGTGCTCGATCCGGGGCGCGGCAGGACGAAGACCGGCCGATTGTGGACCGCGGTGCGCGATGAACGGCCCTATGGGTCGACGGCGCCGCCGGCCGCCTTCTACCTCTACTCGCCGGACCGCACCTCCGAACACGCCCATGCCTTGCTGAAGGGCTGCCGCGGCCATCTCCATGCCGACGGCTATACGGGCTTCGGCGGCCTTTACGAGGCCGATCCGAAAACCGACGCGCCGGCGCCGCTGAAGGAGGTCGCCTGCTGGGCGCATGCGAGGCGCAAAATTTACGACGTGCATATCGAAACGAAATCACCGGCGGCGGCCGAGGCGCTCGAAATGATCGCGCGGCTCTTCACCATCGAAGCCGGCGTCAAAGGCAGACCGCCGGCCGAGCGCGTCGCCGCGCGCCGCGAGCGGGCGAATCCCATTCTGGAAGAGCTACGCGCGCTCCTCGACGCGACGCTGGTCAAAATCAGCGGCAAGAGCGACTTCGCGAAGGCCATCCGCTATGCGACCTCTCGCTGGACGGCCTTGACCCGCTACGTGGATGACGGGCGTCTCGAGATGACGAACAACGCCGCCGAACGCGCCATCAGACCACTCACATTGGGCAGAAAAAACTATCTCTTCGCCGGCTCCGACGAGGGTGGGCGAAGAGCGGCGATCATGTATACACTGATCGAAACCGCGCGCTTCAATGACGTCGATCCGGAAGCCTGGCTCGCCGACGTCATCGCTCGCATCGCCGATCACCCGATCAACCGGATCGACGACCTCCTTCCGTGGAAATGGCGGCGTGGAACGTCGCAAGCTGTCGCCGCATAG
- the tnpB gene encoding IS66 family insertion sequence element accessory protein TnpB (TnpB, as the term is used for proteins encoded by IS66 family insertion elements, is considered an accessory protein, since TnpC, encoded by a neighboring gene, is a DDE family transposase.) — MLQFAPRMKVYLALKPVDMRRGFDGLAADVAQVLRNDPFSGAAFVFRSKRGDYVKILTWDGSGLCLFAKRLEKGKFVWPPIVEGALQLTAAQLALLIEGIDWRRTVAPEAPERPAFL, encoded by the coding sequence ATGCTTCAGTTCGCGCCGAGGATGAAGGTCTATCTGGCGCTGAAGCCCGTCGACATGCGGCGCGGCTTCGACGGGCTCGCCGCCGACGTGGCGCAGGTTCTACGCAACGATCCTTTTTCTGGCGCGGCCTTCGTGTTCCGCAGCAAGCGCGGCGACTACGTGAAGATTTTGACCTGGGACGGGTCGGGCCTGTGTCTTTTCGCCAAGCGGCTGGAGAAGGGAAAGTTCGTCTGGCCGCCGATCGTCGAGGGCGCGTTGCAATTGACGGCGGCGCAACTGGCCTTGCTGATCGAAGGGATCGACTGGCGGCGGACGGTTGCGCCAGAAGCGCCGGAACGCCCGGCCTTCCTGTAG
- the tnpA gene encoding IS66-like element accessory protein TnpA, with protein sequence MSAAKDGVKRRTWSLEERQRIVAEALAPGASVAAVARRRGLNANLIFKWLRRSREGWLDRRRAPQNETATARLSPELAAQTFVPVELLELKPAPVSPALAPSSAPVAKNVATPARGARKSVRRGAMEVSLPNGARLSLDADVDAEALRRVLSALGDL encoded by the coding sequence ATGTCGGCGGCGAAGGATGGCGTCAAGCGGCGCACGTGGAGCCTTGAAGAACGGCAGCGGATTGTCGCGGAGGCGTTGGCGCCTGGCGCGTCCGTAGCGGCGGTTGCGCGACGGCGCGGATTGAACGCCAATCTGATTTTCAAATGGCTGCGGCGTTCGCGCGAAGGCTGGCTGGATCGTCGGCGCGCGCCGCAAAACGAGACGGCGACTGCGAGACTGTCGCCGGAGCTGGCCGCGCAAACCTTCGTTCCCGTCGAGTTGCTGGAGTTGAAACCGGCCCCGGTGAGCCCGGCTCTGGCGCCGTCGTCGGCGCCGGTCGCGAAGAATGTCGCCACGCCGGCGCGTGGGGCGCGCAAGAGCGTGCGGCGCGGCGCCATGGAAGTCAGCCTGCCGAATGGCGCGCGCTTGTCGCTCGACGCCGACGTGGATGCGGAAGCTCTGCGCCGCGTGTTGTCTGCGCTGGGTGATCTTTGA
- a CDS encoding ABC-three component system protein: MLSLSAPDTPAISLLALRLKIDEIATAYKTGQLLLNDEAAQISEADLIASDARIFVKQMRRIGLQDDVVEYAKRDYYRATAQRSAWARENVLLDGESHRYDEELVDRWRRERLAREAGASLASDNEKCTFGRELFHWANRTQMPFRNRHEMWLCSGSYQILADVLAVGWHPDHQSLFAPAQEKAA, encoded by the coding sequence GTGCTCTCTCTCAGCGCTCCGGATACTCCAGCCATCTCCCTTCTCGCCCTCCGGCTGAAGATCGATGAGATCGCGACCGCGTACAAAACCGGCCAGCTCCTTCTGAATGACGAAGCCGCTCAAATCTCGGAGGCCGATCTTATAGCGTCTGACGCGCGCATCTTCGTCAAACAGATGCGCCGGATCGGTCTTCAGGATGACGTCGTCGAGTACGCCAAGCGAGACTACTATCGGGCAACCGCTCAGCGCTCGGCCTGGGCGCGCGAGAACGTCCTACTCGACGGCGAATCTCACCGTTACGATGAGGAACTCGTCGATCGGTGGAGACGGGAGCGACTGGCGAGGGAGGCCGGCGCTTCGCTGGCATCCGACAACGAAAAGTGCACCTTCGGCAGAGAGCTGTTCCACTGGGCAAACCGAACTCAGATGCCCTTTCGTAATCGTCACGAGATGTGGCTGTGTTCGGGCTCCTATCAGATCCTCGCCGATGTGCTGGCCGTCGGCTGGCACCCTGACCACCAGTCGCTCTTCGCTCCGGCGCAGGAGAAGGCGGCATGA
- a CDS encoding three component ABC system middle component encodes MSLAPWAKRTPEEANLFNPALLGLLASEFIKEFSKAKGAPCPFALPFCALPIALHCKTRASLPATTVTSLYTWRERNPEALVGYADRAKSLRPAVQEAIRFCMDRGALEVASDGGLKLGKVPVSATKKFEFTLTRDAQECISAARLLGRWFAKAGTTSTILAAWGIKP; translated from the coding sequence ATGAGCCTCGCGCCCTGGGCAAAGCGAACTCCCGAGGAAGCGAACCTCTTCAATCCTGCTCTCCTCGGACTGCTCGCATCAGAGTTCATCAAGGAGTTTTCGAAAGCGAAGGGCGCGCCGTGCCCGTTCGCATTGCCCTTTTGCGCGTTGCCCATTGCGCTTCACTGCAAGACGCGAGCCAGTCTGCCAGCGACGACTGTGACTTCTTTGTACACCTGGCGCGAACGCAATCCTGAGGCTCTGGTCGGCTACGCGGACCGCGCGAAATCGCTTCGACCCGCAGTCCAAGAAGCAATCCGCTTTTGCATGGATCGAGGCGCGCTTGAAGTGGCGTCAGACGGCGGACTCAAGCTCGGGAAGGTGCCGGTATCGGCTACAAAGAAATTCGAATTCACGCTCACGCGCGACGCTCAGGAATGCATTAGCGCTGCGAGGCTGCTTGGCCGCTGGTTCGCAAAGGCAGGAACGACATCGACCATTCTCGCGGCCTGGGGAATCAAGCCATGA
- a CDS encoding DUF3732 domain-containing protein, with the protein MSMTIKQIVLYSHTGEQRPLLFKSSCLNVITGDSKTGKSAIIDIIDYCLGRGSCNVAEGVIRRSVSWFGLEVENDGSALFIARKNPGPGTDAGSEIYVRRGSFDAPPEFADLARNLSEGELVSLLTRFIGISENEHRPQSGTRLPLEATIRHALFLCFQKQDEIDNRDRLFHRQGDQFIPQAIKDTFPYFLGAVDEEHFLKQHELDTAREALRELEQRASRQQEQRNIDLGRARRFVNDGKRVGIVPQDFEPAQVDATIRVLTAASQVELSNAAALPDFGDTINRLRDEQSTLRETLYRVTEDARTARLLFSERSAFSREVSEQRSRLSSIGLYRNEADEREVCPVCDSPLTVPTPGTSHIRAALANVSTQLQAVEIEQPHLQRHIEELEAKKLQLEKELVDAQTALVRAIAEDERARAQHDALLERARVVGRIGTYLDGLHPDQTEQDLTPLIEAARRRVEGLEAAINADDAAQRLDTYLNIISKQMSEFAKGLDLEHSGSELRLDLKKLTVVADTEDGPIPLNRMGSGENWVGYHVLTYLALHWWFRRRKRPVPGILIFDQPSQAHYPADRDQEGSLDPLEDKDRHAVQALFELMHAACSEMEDLQLIVLDHAHLTDPWFEDAIVEEWRRGRFLVPPHWDSRPN; encoded by the coding sequence ATGAGCATGACGATCAAGCAGATTGTTCTCTATTCTCACACCGGGGAGCAACGGCCACTTCTTTTCAAGAGCAGCTGTCTCAACGTCATTACGGGCGATTCCAAGACGGGCAAGTCGGCCATCATCGACATCATCGACTATTGCCTTGGTCGCGGTAGCTGCAACGTGGCCGAAGGGGTTATCCGACGTAGCGTTTCCTGGTTTGGACTTGAGGTTGAGAACGACGGCAGCGCGCTCTTCATCGCGCGGAAGAACCCCGGACCAGGGACCGATGCCGGTTCGGAAATCTATGTCCGACGCGGCTCGTTTGATGCTCCGCCGGAGTTCGCCGACCTCGCTCGAAATCTGAGTGAAGGCGAGTTGGTCAGCCTGCTTACGCGTTTCATCGGTATCTCGGAAAACGAGCACCGACCGCAGAGCGGAACGCGCCTGCCACTAGAGGCGACGATCAGGCATGCGCTGTTCCTCTGCTTTCAAAAGCAGGACGAAATCGACAACCGCGACCGACTTTTCCACCGGCAGGGCGATCAATTTATCCCCCAGGCCATTAAGGACACGTTTCCCTACTTCCTAGGCGCGGTCGACGAGGAGCACTTCCTCAAACAGCACGAGTTGGACACCGCCAGGGAAGCGCTGCGAGAGCTAGAGCAGCGAGCCTCGCGCCAGCAAGAGCAGCGGAATATCGACCTCGGGCGGGCACGCAGGTTCGTCAATGATGGAAAGCGCGTTGGCATCGTGCCGCAGGACTTCGAGCCGGCGCAAGTCGACGCCACCATTCGAGTACTCACCGCAGCCAGCCAGGTCGAACTTAGCAACGCCGCAGCGCTTCCAGATTTCGGAGACACCATAAACCGACTGCGCGACGAGCAATCGACGCTGCGGGAAACCCTCTATCGAGTAACTGAAGACGCGCGGACCGCTCGCCTGCTGTTCTCAGAACGGAGCGCTTTCAGCCGGGAAGTCAGCGAACAACGTTCGCGCCTAAGCTCCATTGGTCTATATCGCAACGAGGCCGATGAGCGTGAGGTCTGCCCGGTCTGTGATTCGCCGCTCACTGTGCCCACACCAGGCACAAGCCACATTCGCGCAGCGCTTGCCAACGTCTCCACCCAATTGCAAGCCGTGGAGATCGAGCAGCCGCATTTGCAACGGCACATCGAGGAGCTGGAAGCGAAAAAGCTCCAGCTTGAGAAGGAACTCGTTGACGCCCAAACGGCGCTCGTGCGCGCCATCGCGGAAGATGAACGGGCGCGAGCCCAGCACGATGCGCTGCTAGAACGCGCGCGCGTCGTCGGCCGTATCGGCACGTATCTTGATGGTCTTCACCCGGACCAGACCGAGCAAGACCTGACGCCGCTCATCGAAGCTGCACGCCGGCGCGTCGAAGGGCTCGAAGCCGCAATTAATGCAGATGACGCCGCTCAACGCCTCGACACCTACTTGAACATCATCAGCAAGCAGATGTCGGAATTTGCGAAAGGGCTCGATCTTGAACACAGCGGTAGCGAGCTGCGGCTCGACCTCAAGAAACTGACAGTTGTTGCCGACACCGAGGACGGTCCTATCCCGCTCAACCGAATGGGCAGCGGTGAGAATTGGGTCGGCTATCACGTGCTGACCTATCTGGCGCTGCATTGGTGGTTCCGCCGCCGCAAGCGCCCGGTGCCAGGTATCTTGATTTTCGATCAGCCGTCGCAGGCCCACTACCCAGCGGATCGCGATCAAGAAGGCAGCCTAGATCCGCTGGAAGACAAAGATCGGCATGCGGTACAGGCGTTGTTTGAACTGATGCACGCGGCCTGTTCGGAGATGGAGGATCTGCAACTCATTGTTCTCGACCACGCCCACCTGACCGATCCTTGGTTCGAAGATGCGATTGTAGAAGAGTGGCGGCGCGGCCGATTCCTGGTCCCGCCTCATTGGGATTCGCGCCCGAACTAG
- the papA gene encoding freyrasin family ranthipeptide: MAQKTDPGSLPNIEEILKSLQKQHGYNITFSKKFIEKWEEIKAHGVDNVQKYGCFINDACIACDTCDLCDKCDTLDWCVTSDTQ, translated from the coding sequence ATGGCACAGAAGACAGACCCGGGATCGCTTCCCAATATCGAGGAAATCCTGAAATCTCTCCAGAAACAACACGGATACAACATTACCTTCTCAAAAAAATTCATCGAAAAGTGGGAGGAGATCAAAGCTCATGGGGTAGACAATGTTCAGAAGTACGGCTGCTTCATAAACGATGCGTGCATAGCGTGTGACACCTGCGATCTGTGCGACAAATGTGACACGCTGGATTGGTGCGTGACTAGCGATACTCAATGA
- the papB gene encoding PapB family radical SAM/SPASM ranthipeptide maturase, with protein MNSLPSIKALSLQITDACNLACSYCYFREKEPIGISDRITSKALDILENNDDDEGNWHINLFGGEPTLFPGSIVRLAEEATERGRRKGRCVSFSMTTNGTRFDGRMLDICQRYKISTLLSLDGGQMAHDKHRLHHNGKGSFADIYDNLDRLKRAPNFKARVTVGVDNVPILFNSIKEIVDLGITRIAMSIVAEDNWTEDVFRTFEDQWLKVAALYLHCRMNGIDLAIKGLYQDPVKDLEAACASSGKFGCGAATTFVFVDALGDIYPCHRYPGYFKKSDSVKIGNVFRGIDQARRSYFIEANRRTAKQGCGSFLSSSVVQSPWCSRCAIQGSCGGSCMAINHNANGDPTKPPSAPGHIQRIMLMVAESVASTDLMLAR; from the coding sequence ATGAACAGCCTGCCCTCTATCAAGGCCTTGTCACTTCAGATAACTGACGCGTGCAACCTCGCGTGCTCCTATTGCTACTTTCGAGAGAAGGAGCCGATAGGTATCAGTGACCGTATCACCTCAAAAGCCCTCGACATCCTCGAGAACAACGACGACGACGAAGGTAATTGGCATATCAATTTGTTTGGCGGCGAACCGACTTTGTTCCCGGGTTCAATAGTCCGCCTCGCTGAGGAAGCTACGGAACGCGGCCGTCGAAAAGGGCGGTGTGTCTCGTTTTCCATGACAACAAACGGCACTCGGTTTGATGGTCGAATGCTCGACATCTGTCAGCGTTACAAGATCAGCACGCTGTTGAGTCTAGACGGTGGTCAGATGGCTCACGACAAACATCGCCTGCACCACAATGGGAAGGGATCGTTTGCCGATATTTACGACAATCTGGACCGCCTCAAACGGGCACCAAATTTCAAGGCCAGAGTCACAGTTGGTGTCGACAATGTGCCGATCCTCTTTAACAGCATCAAAGAGATTGTTGATCTGGGAATCACGCGGATAGCGATGAGCATTGTAGCTGAGGACAACTGGACGGAGGACGTATTCCGCACTTTCGAGGACCAGTGGCTCAAGGTCGCCGCACTATACTTACATTGCCGAATGAATGGGATCGACCTCGCGATCAAGGGACTCTACCAAGATCCAGTGAAAGATCTGGAGGCAGCCTGCGCCTCTTCCGGAAAATTCGGGTGCGGTGCTGCCACCACGTTTGTTTTCGTGGACGCGCTTGGCGACATATACCCGTGTCACCGGTACCCGGGATACTTCAAGAAAAGCGACTCTGTGAAGATAGGAAATGTCTTCCGAGGCATCGATCAAGCTCGTCGGTCGTATTTCATCGAGGCGAATCGGAGGACGGCAAAGCAGGGATGCGGTTCCTTCTTGAGCAGTTCGGTCGTGCAAAGCCCGTGGTGTTCGAGATGCGCCATTCAGGGATCCTGCGGGGGATCATGCATGGCAATCAATCACAACGCCAACGGTGATCCGACAAAGCCGCCAAGTGCGCCGGGTCATATTCAACGCATAATGCTGATGGTTGCAGAGTCCGTCGCGAGTACGGACCTGATGCTAGCGAGGTAG